A region of the bacterium genome:
GTCGAGTTTCGACTGGAGCTTGAACGCGCGCGCGGAGCCGGGCCCGGCGTGGGCCAGCGCCGTGGCGAGGCGGGCGCGTTCGCCCTGGTACCAGGCGGTCCCGGTGCGGTCGGCGGCGGACGCGGTGGCGGGCGCGGACACGTCCTCGCGAATGGTCAGCACGACGAGAACCACCGTCGCCACGACAGCCATGGCCACGATCGCGAAAATCTTCTTCATGGGTCTCCCTCGCTGCCGGCAAGCGGCGGAAACTGCGCCCCCCAGGGAAGGGCGGCGGCGCGGAATAGTGGGCGAACCCTACAATGATCCGACATTTCATCAGAAAAGACAAGGGGGCGGGCGGGAATGAGAGTCGGAATCAACTGCGACGGACACGAAACGGCCCCGCTCCGGCAGGAGCGGGGCCGTCGTGTGCGCGCGTCGGCCGGGGCTATTCGCCGCCCGCGGCCTCCGCCTCGGCCTCCATCTCGGCCGCGAGCTCGGCCGCGGCGACCGCCGCGAGCTCGTGGTCGTGGATGCCCTGGATGATCCGGTCGTCCTCCTCGGCCGGCTCCTCCACCGCTAGGTGCTTGAACTCGGACAACCCGGTGCCCGCGGAGATGAGGTGACCCATGATCACGTTCTCCTTGAGGCTGCGCAGCTCGTCGCGCTTGCTCCGGGTGGCCGCGTCGGTCAGCACGCGGGTGGTCTCCTGGAAGGAGGCCGCCGAGATGAAGCTGTCGGTCGTCAGGCTGGCCTTGGTGATGCCCAGCAGCAGCGGCTCGAAGGTCGCCGGCTCGAGCTCGGGCTCGCCCTTGGCGCGCAGCTCCATGTTCTTGCGGAGGATCTTCCGGTTGATCTCCTCGACCTCCTGCTTGGTGACCTGCTCGTCCTCGAGGAACGGCGTGTCGCCGGGGTTGAGGATCATGACCTTGCGCAGCATGCGGGACACGATGATCTCGATGTGCTTGTCGTTGATCTTCACGCCCTGCAGACGGTAGACCTCCTGCACCGCGTTCACCAGGTACCGCTGCACCTCGCCGACACCCTTGATGGCCAGGATGTCCATGGGGTTGATCGGGCCCTCGGTGAGGCGGTCGCCGGCCAGCACGTGCTCGCCCTCGTAGGTGCGGACGTGCTTGCCGTGCGGGATGGTGTACTCCTTCTCCACGCCGCCCTCGCCCACCACGGCCACCTTGCGCTGGCCGCGCGTGGTGCCGCGGAACTCGACGACGCCGTCGATCTCGGTGACCGTCGCGGTGTCGCGGGGCTTGCGGGCCTCGAAGAGCTCGGCCACGCGGGGCAGACCGCCGGTGATGTCGCCCGACTGGGAGACCTCGCGCGGGATCTTCGCCAACTGCGTGCCGCCGGCGACCTTGTCGCCGTCGCTGACGAGCAGGAAGGCGCCCGTGGGCAGGATGTACTCGGCCATCTTCTTGCCGGTCTTGGCGTTCATGATCTGGATCGCCGGGTGCACGCTCTTGTCCGCGCTCTCGACGATGACCGGCTGCTTCATCTTCGTCTTCTCGTCGAGGTCGACGCTGAGGGTCAGGCCCTCGATGATGCCGCTGAAGGCCACGATGCCGTTGTCCTCGGCGAGGATGAAGTCGGCGAACGGGTCCCACTCGAAGATGGGATCGCCGGCCTTCACCTTGGCGCCGTCCTTCACCATCACGATGGCGCCGTAGGGCAGCGTCATCTGCGAGCGGGTGATGCCGGAATCGAGGATCAGGCTCAGCTCGCCCTTGCGGCCGATCGAGACCATCTCCTTGTCCGCGTTCCGGACCAGGTTGACGTCCTTGTTGAAGACGATCTTGCCCGTGGCCGCGGCCTTCTTGACGGTCTGCTCGACGATGCGGCTGGCCGTACCACCGATGTGGAACGTCCGCAGCGTGAGCTGCGTGCCCGGCTCGCCGATGGACTGGGCGGCCATGACGCCGACCGGCTCGCCGATGTCGACCAGCTTGTGCTCGGACAGGTTGTAGCCGTAGCACAGGGCGCAGATGCCGCGGCGGCTCTCGCAGGAGAGCACCGAGCGCATCAGCACGCTCTGCACGCCGGAGTCCTCGATCTTCATGGCCAGCTCGCGGTCGATGACCGAGCCGGCCTCGGCGATGACCGAGCCGTTGCCGTCGATGACGTCCTCGGCCGAGGCGCGGCCGATGACGCGCTCGCTGAGGGACTCGATGGTCTTCTCGCCCTCCTTGAGCGCCTCGATCTCGACACCGCGCAGGGTGCCGCAGTCGTGCTCGGTGACGACGATGTCCTGGGCCACGTCGACGAGGCGGCGGGTCAGGTAACCGGCGTCGGCCGTCTTGAGGGCGGTGTCGGCCAGACCCTTGCGGGCGCCGTGCGTCGAGATGAAGTACTCGAGCATGGTCAGGCCCTCGCGGAAGTTCGCGATGATCGGCTGCTCGATGATCTCGCCGAAGCCACCGGTGATCTTCTTCTGGGGCTTGGCCATCAGCCCGCGCATGCCGGCCAGCTGCTTGATCTGGTCGGCCGAGCCACGGGCGCCCGAGGCGTTCATCATGTACACCGGGTTGAAGCCCTGGTC
Encoded here:
- a CDS encoding DNA-directed RNA polymerase subunit beta'; the encoded protein is ELFKPFIIRKLEEKGYVQTVKSAKKLVEQERPEVWDILEEIIKDHPVLLNRAPTLHRLGIQAFEPVLIEGKAIRIHPLVCTAFNADFDGDQMAVHVPLGYEAQLEARLLMLSPLNILSPASGEPVASPSQDMVLGCYYLTLDRPGAKGEGKGFADVADAHAAYEAGIIDKHALVKIRFGGDLGTLETTIGRVLFNEILADEMGYVNKALNKKDLSRIVADVHAKLGMTACMDFLDRLKELGFHHATEGGISIGIDDIIIPPEKVDIIKAAQKVVDGYVRDHRDGVITNRERYNKVIDKWTQVTNEVRDRMFEHLSADDQGFNPVYMMNASGARGSADQIKQLAGMRGLMAKPQKKITGGFGEIIEQPIIANFREGLTMLEYFISTHGARKGLADTALKTADAGYLTRRLVDVAQDIVVTEHDCGTLRGVEIEALKEGEKTIESLSERVIGRASAEDVIDGNGSVIAEAGSVIDRELAMKIEDSGVQSVLMRSVLSCESRRGICALCYGYNLSEHKLVDIGEPVGVMAAQSIGEPGTQLTLRTFHIGGTASRIVEQTVKKAAATGKIVFNKDVNLVRNADKEMVSIGRKGELSLILDSGITRSQMTLPYGAIVMVKDGAKVKAGDPIFEWDPFADFILAEDNGIVAFSGIIEGLTLSVDLDEKTKMKQPVIVESADKSVHPAIQIMNAKTGKKMAEYILPTGAFLLVSDGDKVAGGTQLAKIPREVSQSGDITGGLPRVAELFEARKPRDTATVTEIDGVVEFRGTTRGQRKVAVVGEGGVEKEYTIPHGKHVRTYEGEHVLAGDRLTEGPINPMDILAIKGVGEVQRYLVNAVQEVYRLQGVKINDKHIEIIVSRMLRKVMILNPGDTPFLEDEQVTKQEVEEINRKILRKNMELRAKGEPELEPATFEPLLLGITKASLTTDSFISAASFQETTRVLTDAATRSKRDELRSLKENVIMGHLISAGTGLSEFKHLAVEEPAEEDDRIIQGIHDHELAAVAAAELAAEMEAEAEAAGGE